In Nitrospirota bacterium, one genomic interval encodes:
- the cysQ gene encoding 3'(2'),5'-bisphosphate nucleotidase CysQ: MEYYETDHAVEYKEDNSPLTAADTAAHNIIIQGLQAKYGDIPCISEEGNIPLHNERKDWNYFWLVDPLDGTKEFIGRRGDFTVNIALIKGDGPVLGVIYVPAKGLLYYASTDKGAWKASGKDEAARIFVRKTAPEDGLVVVGSRLHSSKEEEQFVSTLRVKEKKSFGSSLKFCAVAEGAADIYPRFNPTMEWDTAAGQCIVEVAGGIVTDKSGARLTYNKPSLKNENFIVRGFI, translated from the coding sequence ATGGAGTACTATGAAACAGATCATGCGGTGGAATACAAGGAAGACAATTCGCCCCTAACAGCTGCGGATACAGCCGCTCATAACATTATTATTCAGGGATTACAGGCGAAGTATGGCGATATCCCATGCATCTCAGAAGAAGGAAATATACCGCTGCATAATGAGCGAAAGGATTGGAACTACTTCTGGCTTGTGGACCCCCTTGACGGTACAAAGGAGTTCATCGGCAGAAGAGGGGACTTCACAGTCAATATAGCGCTCATAAAGGGTGACGGGCCTGTACTCGGCGTAATTTATGTGCCGGCAAAGGGATTGCTGTATTATGCTTCGACAGATAAAGGGGCATGGAAGGCATCGGGTAAAGACGAGGCGGCAAGGATATTTGTAAGAAAAACTGCTCCTGAAGACGGCCTGGTCGTTGTTGGAAGCCGCCTGCATAGTTCAAAGGAAGAAGAACAATTCGTCAGTACTCTCAGGGTTAAGGAGAAGAAATCCTTCGGTAGTTCTTTGAAGTTTTGTGCTGTGGCTGAAGGTGCGGCTGACATTTATCCCCGGTTCAATCCTACAATGGAATGGGATACAGCGGCAGGGCAATGTATAGTGGAGGTTGCCGGAGGCATTGTCACAGACAAATCAGGTGCACGGCTTACTTATAATAAACCGTCACTAAAGAATGAAAACTTTATCGTCCGGGGTTTTATCTGA
- a CDS encoding HAD-IC family P-type ATPase, translating to MPIDPVCGMEVDPADSAGTSSYKGETIYFCNPVCKERFDADPESFMTGSGAMGMAALEGVSPHETAKDLVCGMVVEKGKSLKAEIGGRAYYFCSEGCLRTFEAPEEELKSMKKRVSIALAGVVILAMFRAAVFLGLAAGATVLTWAPIPQLPWFTWGVWLFILVTPVQFIGGWGFYTGAYNAVKNRMINMDFLIALGTSVAYIYSVIVIFAPDILPVKVDERAVYFEVSAVIIAFVLLGKYMEEIIKKRSSAAVRKLLDLKPQTARVIRDGEEMEIPAEFVRVDDVVVVRPGEKIPADGVVMEGASSVDEKMITGESMPVEKKAGDEITGATINKSGTFKFRAKRVGSETTLSQIIRLVEEAQASTAPIQRIADKATGYFVPAIISASLIAFFGWWLAGNFAQGLLSFVAVLIIACPCALGIATPAALMVGVGKGAEAGILIRGGEYLERAQKLSTVVFDKTGTLTKGEPSVTDIVRNTECEVRNEPLMSRGSQRQTEIPLSPPFSKGETIFPPLEKGGEGGFERGFSGEEDEILRLAAIAEKGSEHPLGEAILKAAKMRGMEVPDAGSFEAVPGQGVRVDYNGSTILLGNRRLMEANGFAVDGSTEDTLRRLEEQGKTAMLLAEANYPPLEKGGAGGSDHGLTGGRDSKILGVIAVADTLKENSLEAVRALEKEKVKVIMLTGDNERTARAIAGQLGINNVIANVLPGEKAGVIKDLQAKGEVVAMVGDGINDAPALAQADIGIAIGGGSDVAKETGGIILVRDNVRDVVSAIRLSKATMRKIKQNLFWAFAYNSIGIPIAAIGLLNPMIAAAAMSLSSVSVVTNSAMLKRVKI from the coding sequence ATGCCAATAGATCCTGTATGCGGGATGGAGGTAGATCCTGCTGATTCAGCGGGAACGAGCAGTTATAAAGGTGAGACCATATATTTCTGCAATCCAGTCTGCAAAGAGCGGTTTGATGCTGACCCGGAATCTTTTATGACAGGCAGTGGGGCGATGGGCATGGCGGCCCTGGAGGGGGTAAGCCCTCATGAGACTGCAAAAGACCTGGTTTGCGGCATGGTGGTGGAAAAGGGGAAGTCGCTCAAGGCTGAGATTGGGGGGAGGGCATACTACTTCTGCAGTGAGGGGTGTCTCAGGACATTTGAGGCGCCGGAGGAAGAGCTCAAAAGCATGAAGAAGAGGGTCTCCATCGCCCTTGCAGGAGTTGTAATCCTTGCCATGTTCCGTGCCGCCGTTTTCCTCGGGCTTGCGGCAGGGGCAACTGTGCTCACCTGGGCGCCGATCCCTCAACTACCCTGGTTTACATGGGGGGTGTGGCTCTTTATCCTGGTAACACCTGTTCAGTTCATTGGCGGCTGGGGGTTCTACACCGGGGCCTACAATGCAGTAAAAAACAGGATGATCAACATGGACTTTCTCATTGCCCTTGGTACATCTGTCGCATATATCTATTCAGTAATAGTGATCTTTGCCCCCGACATACTGCCGGTTAAGGTGGATGAGCGTGCGGTCTACTTCGAGGTCTCCGCAGTAATTATCGCCTTTGTCCTGCTTGGTAAATATATGGAGGAGATCATAAAGAAGAGGTCGTCGGCAGCTGTCAGGAAACTACTGGACCTTAAGCCTCAGACTGCAAGGGTAATCAGAGATGGCGAGGAGATGGAGATACCGGCAGAGTTTGTGCGCGTAGATGATGTGGTAGTCGTCAGACCCGGAGAGAAAATACCTGCGGATGGTGTAGTGATGGAAGGGGCGTCTTCAGTGGATGAGAAGATGATAACCGGTGAGTCCATGCCAGTTGAAAAGAAGGCAGGAGACGAGATAACTGGCGCTACCATCAATAAGTCCGGTACGTTTAAGTTCAGGGCAAAAAGGGTGGGGTCAGAGACTACATTGAGTCAGATCATAAGGCTGGTGGAGGAGGCGCAGGCATCTACTGCGCCGATTCAGCGGATAGCAGACAAGGCTACCGGCTACTTTGTTCCGGCAATAATAAGCGCATCACTCATTGCCTTTTTTGGCTGGTGGCTGGCCGGCAACTTTGCACAGGGTCTGCTCTCATTTGTAGCAGTGCTTATTATAGCCTGCCCGTGCGCACTTGGTATTGCGACACCTGCAGCGCTGATGGTAGGTGTTGGAAAGGGGGCAGAGGCAGGGATACTGATCAGGGGAGGGGAGTATCTCGAGCGTGCGCAGAAGCTATCTACTGTTGTGTTTGATAAGACAGGGACACTGACTAAGGGAGAGCCGTCGGTGACAGACATTGTACGGAATACGGAGTGCGAGGTGCGGAATGAACCTCTGATGAGCCGGGGCTCACAAAGGCAAACGGAAATCCCCCTTAGTCCCCCTTTTTCAAAGGGGGAAACGATTTTCCCCCCTTTGGAAAAGGGGGGAGAGGGGGGATTTGAACGAGGTTTTTCAGGTGAAGAAGATGAAATTCTGCGACTGGCTGCCATTGCAGAAAAGGGCTCTGAGCACCCGCTTGGCGAGGCCATTTTAAAGGCCGCAAAAATGCGGGGGATGGAAGTACCTGATGCCGGTTCGTTCGAGGCGGTTCCGGGCCAGGGGGTGCGGGTTGACTACAATGGCTCAACGATACTCCTGGGTAACAGGAGACTAATGGAGGCCAACGGATTTGCCGTAGACGGAAGCACTGAAGACACGCTAAGGAGACTTGAAGAGCAGGGAAAGACGGCCATGCTGCTTGCAGAAGCGAACTACCCCCCTTTGGAAAAGGGGGGAGCGGGGGGATCCGATCACGGCCTTACCGGTGGAAGGGATAGCAAGATCCTGGGTGTCATTGCCGTGGCAGATACCCTCAAGGAAAACTCGCTTGAGGCTGTCAGGGCCCTTGAAAAAGAAAAGGTTAAGGTCATCATGCTTACCGGTGATAATGAACGGACGGCAAGGGCCATAGCAGGACAGCTCGGCATAAATAATGTCATAGCAAATGTCCTTCCGGGTGAGAAGGCAGGGGTGATTAAAGACCTGCAGGCTAAAGGCGAGGTTGTGGCAATGGTTGGAGATGGTATAAATGACGCGCCTGCCCTTGCCCAGGCGGATATTGGGATTGCAATTGGAGGTGGTTCTGATGTCGCAAAGGAGACCGGGGGGATAATCCTGGTCAGGGATAACGTGCGGGATGTTGTATCGGCTATACGGTTATCAAAGGCAACAATGAGAAAAATAAAGCAAAACCTCTTCTGGGCCTTTGCATACAACTCTATTGGTATTCCAATTGCGGCCATCGGACTATTAAATCCCATGATAGCAGCAGCTGCCATGTCCCTGAGCTCAGTCTCAGTAGTGACAAATTCAGCAATGCTGAAGAGGGTGAAGATTTAA